The Gossypium hirsutum isolate 1008001.06 chromosome A03, Gossypium_hirsutum_v2.1, whole genome shotgun sequence genome contains the following window.
TTGAAATGGAAATAAGCTCAATTGaaataaaactaaactaaatGGGACAATGAATAAGTAAAATAAGCCATTAAAACCAAAATCAGGACCCAAATGTAGCGCGCGTAAATTTGCAAGGaccgaaaaagaaaataaaccatGCCCCAAAACAATTCCTTTCAGCGCGGACTGAAATGAATGGACGCGCAAATTCCTGGGACAATTTAAAAGAACAGAAAATATAAACAAGCTTCAATTACAAGCCAGCGCAAGAGGGAAGGGACCAAACGCGAAATTAACCATTTAAAGAAATTGGGCGCACAGACCAAGTCAAAAGGGTGTCTGTTCCTTCCCCCAATGCTAGTCCCTTTTATTGCTTTAATTTAAAGCCTATTTCAAAACTTTTTGCTTAAAAACATTTCAATTCttgtttgttttttctttaaaaaaaaacttttgagatACTCTCAACTCACGCCTCCTCTTCTACCCTTTTTAGCCGGCACCGATCCCGTCAAAGATCTGTCGCGCCATGGCCACTGATGAAGGCCCGATTCCGGCGACAGGCTCACGATAACAGGTACTTCCCTTCCCTTACTTCttgaatttcatatataaaaagaatgaaataaaaaaaaccgaaagaaaatcaaagatagaaaaataaTCACCTTCAAAAGATCTTGTTTGAATCAATTTTGTTTGCATGCTTTTTCGTACTCAATCCGTATTCaatttctctaaaaaaaaaagagttaaaaaaacCATTTACAATCAAAATTTAGAGGCTTTATACCCCAAAACAAGCGGTTTTTGGCCATTTTGCTCATGCTGCAGGTCGTGAAGACATGGGGGCGGAGAACACCGATGTGGGGTGAGCAATGCGCGAGTCGGGGGTCTTGCGTGGTGCATGGAGGCTGTTGGTGGCCATTGCTACGGAGCGAAATAGATGGAAACCCTAGAGTTTTCGAATTTGGGCCTAGTGTTGTTGGGCCATTTGTAACTTGGCTTGTATTTTGGGCTGTTTTATGTAATTGGGTATTTGGGCTTATTTGTAAATGGACTCATTTGATGAtctgttttaattttggttttttgtATGTGTAATCCGGGCCAAAATTGGGTCTTACACTTGCTCCCTACCAACTCTTCCATTACCATCCCTAATTGCGTACCTCTTACCACAAGCATTGCAATTACTTGATcgaaattaaccatttttaagtGGATAAATTCTGCTATTAATCCATTTATTATTTGTAAGTTAgagaaattaaccatttttaaatgGATAAATTCTGCTAAAATTGCTGTCCTAATCATAAATCTGCCACATTTACAGTTGCCAATTGCACAATTACCTGCATAGATACCTGCAAATTCTCTCCCAATGGCTTATTTAAAGACTAAACACATTACTGACACAACGTACTCGTAAATAAAACGTATCTTAATAAGGTTACAATGGACAGTTCCAATTTAGTAAAAATTGgcataaaatagaatttaaatttgATCTTTAATTAAGGATGGTGTATAATGTATATTCAATCTAGAACAACAATTTGTTTTTACAATTGTAACAGTGATTTACTGATTACTCATCCGCGTttcatctcatgaaacatttgttAAGCCACCTAGAAAGTGTCAACATCATACAGTCTCTGTGAGAGTACCTGCTGCAGACATTTGAAAGCTTTGTGATAATTCAAGAACCCCATGAACCAGATATCGAAACCATCCACTGTCACAATTTCCATGTACTTTtgccatggtttcttcatgttTTCACTCTGGTTCACCCCCTTTATTTTCTCAACTGGAACCACAACCTTGTAATGGACTCTCAGAAATTCTCCATTTGCAGAAGGTACTTTGATTGATCTATCACTGCAAAAGGCAACCTTTTCAGATGAGATGAAAAGTAGGCCAGCAATAGGGCCTGCTGTTGTTGATAAATAGCATTGGCAAGCCTTCAACAGCTTCTCCCCTTCTTTGAAACTAAACAATTGCTTGAAAATCTTCTCTAACCCTCCTACTTGAAGAATCCTTGCCCCTAAACTCAGCTTTCCCTTCACTGTTTCACTGATCTTTGGCCCCAGTCTCACTGTAGTTTCAAAAATGAAAACTTTAGCTTTCATTTCACTTTAATCTTAAGAGACATCAATATAACTGATAGCTTAAGAGTGTTCATACCATGCTCTCGGACTCCATGGGCGAACATATCGGCTTTCTTCCCTAGCAAGTTCATCCTTTTGAGTACAAAGTTTCCTTTGCCTGCAATTACAAACAGTTTCTCATTAGAAAAAAGAAACAACTTTAACATGAAATTCCCATAATCCACAATTAGTGAAGATTGAAAGGGAGACCTACTTTTTGTACACCCTTGTGATGAAACGTGGTATTGGCCAGCAGCATCAGGTAAGTATTGCCTTGATGTTCTTCTCTCAACTCTATAAGTTGCTGCTTTGATTGGTACTCCAATAACTTGTTTAAGCATCtggttcttcatttttttttcttttttttttgatgaatgaaatggaatTGAATGCCAACGAGCTGTTGAATGTTTCTTGAGGTTGTGATGAATCATGATTTTTGGGAAATGATGTGTATTTAAAGGGGGGTGTAGAAGTGGAAGTTGAATCTAACTTTTTTGGTGCATGAGTC
Protein-coding sequences here:
- the LOC121221046 gene encoding putative GEM-like protein 8; its protein translation is MIHHNLKKHSTARWHSIPFHSSKKKEKKMKNQMLKQVIGVPIKAATYRVERRTSRQYLPDAAGQYHVSSQGCTKSKGNFVLKRMNLLGKKADMFAHGVREHVRLGPKISETVKGKLSLGARILQVGGLEKIFKQLFSFKEGEKLLKACQCYLSTTAGPIAGLLFISSEKVAFCSDRSIKVPSANGEFLRVHYKVVVPVEKIKGVNQSENMKKPWQKYMEIVTVDGFDIWFMGFLNYHKAFKCLQQVLSQRLYDVDTF